The Sphingobacterium bambusae genome includes a window with the following:
- a CDS encoding DUF6358 family protein, with translation MTKFFILNVVLNFAIAFLVYSGIMSFQSGNHLFLFVSIAVLVVLVYLKVVLLKIVKKNAAKKAEDALAEKSKKKGAK, from the coding sequence ATGACAAAATTTTTCATTTTAAACGTCGTTCTCAATTTCGCCATCGCCTTTTTGGTATATAGCGGGATTATGTCCTTCCAGTCAGGAAACCACCTTTTTCTGTTTGTTTCGATTGCTGTGCTGGTAGTTTTGGTGTACCTGAAAGTGGTTTTGTTGAAAATTGTCAAGAAGAATGCCGCTAAAAAAGCCGAAGACGCGTTAGCGGAGAAGAGCAAAAAAAAAGGAGCTAAATAA
- the gcvT gene encoding glycine cleavage system aminomethyltransferase GcvT, with translation MKNTALSEHHAKLGAKMVPFAGFNMPVQYSGINDEHQTVRTGVGVFDVSHMGEFILKGEKAIDLIQKISSNDVSKLYDGKVQYAYIPNETGGIVDDFLTYRIDEHTYFLVVNASNIEKDWNWISKYNTEGVEMKNISDQTALFAVQGPKAAEALQSLTEIELAPMAYYTFEKGTFAGVANVLISATGYTGAGGFEIYVANEDAHKVWDAIFEAGAAYGIKPIGLGARDTLRLEMGFCLYGNDIDDSTSPLSAGLGWVTKFTKDFVNSANLKAEKERGVAQKLVGFEMIDRGIPRHDYEIVDAEGKKIGRVTSGTQSPTLKKSIGLGYVDSAFAKEGTEIFVSIRNQPIKAVVRKPPFVK, from the coding sequence AAATGGTGCCTTTTGCAGGCTTCAACATGCCTGTTCAATATTCAGGAATAAACGATGAACACCAAACCGTTCGCACGGGTGTTGGTGTTTTCGACGTTAGCCATATGGGTGAGTTTATCCTGAAAGGGGAGAAAGCGATCGATCTAATTCAGAAAATATCATCCAATGATGTGTCTAAGTTGTATGACGGAAAAGTGCAGTATGCTTATATCCCGAACGAAACCGGCGGCATCGTGGACGATTTCCTGACCTACCGCATCGACGAACATACATACTTTTTGGTGGTCAATGCCTCTAACATCGAAAAAGACTGGAACTGGATCAGCAAATACAACACCGAAGGTGTGGAGATGAAAAACATTTCAGACCAAACGGCTCTATTTGCTGTGCAAGGACCAAAAGCTGCCGAAGCGCTACAGTCGTTAACCGAAATCGAGTTGGCGCCAATGGCGTATTACACCTTCGAGAAAGGAACCTTTGCCGGCGTCGCGAATGTTTTGATATCAGCAACAGGCTACACCGGTGCTGGTGGTTTCGAGATCTATGTAGCCAATGAAGATGCACATAAGGTTTGGGATGCTATTTTTGAAGCAGGAGCGGCATATGGTATTAAACCAATAGGATTGGGTGCGCGTGATACCCTTCGTTTGGAGATGGGATTTTGCCTATACGGAAATGATATCGATGACAGCACCTCTCCGCTTTCGGCGGGTTTGGGCTGGGTAACGAAATTTACCAAGGATTTTGTGAACAGTGCCAACTTGAAAGCAGAGAAAGAACGCGGTGTAGCACAGAAATTGGTTGGTTTTGAGATGATCGACCGTGGTATTCCACGTCACGATTATGAGATCGTCGATGCCGAAGGCAAGAAAATCGGTCGGGTGACTTCAGGAACGCAATCGCCTACCTTGAAAAAATCGATAGGACTTGGCTATGTAGATAGCGCATTTGCGAAAGAAGGCACTGAAATTTTTGTCAGTATCCGCAATCAGCCAATCAAAGCGGTAGTTCGCAAACCACCATTCGTAAAATAA